A window of Aigarchaeota archaeon contains these coding sequences:
- a CDS encoding PadR family transcriptional regulator, producing the protein MDTAGPRNIYMERFIEFDINGDIMFDEDFSPPPPFRHWLRHMAAVPKGFLRLQVLELLNEKPMSGSEIMSEVERRTNGCWRPSPGSVYPLLAWLQDNGYVREVP; encoded by the coding sequence ATGGACACCGCGGGTCCACGAAATATTTATATGGAGAGATTTATCGAATTTGATATCAATGGTGATATCATGTTCGATGAGGATTTTTCGCCTCCTCCACCGTTTAGGCATTGGTTGAGGCATATGGCCGCCGTGCCGAAGGGTTTTCTGCGCTTACAGGTCCTCGAGCTCTTAAATGAGAAGCCCATGTCCGGCTCGGAGATCATGAGTGAGGTTGAGAGGCGCACTAATGGGTGTTGGAGGCCTAGCCCGGGCTCCGTTTATCCACTTCTGGCCTGGCTACAGGATAACGGCTACGTTCGCGAGGTGCC